A stretch of Cupriavidus necator DNA encodes these proteins:
- a CDS encoding DUF2846 domain-containing protein: protein MKRVARMLIAGLAVSSLLAGCASGVKHAEMAASMPTLKPGEGRIYFLRSASMFGAAIQPDIRLNSQVVGESKPGGFFFVDRTAGKYVAAASTETEKTLSFVLDAGETKYVRSSPSLGLMVGRVVLELETPEKAKEELASLSYTGDQVKTAAK from the coding sequence ATGAAACGGGTTGCGCGCATGCTGATCGCCGGACTGGCGGTGTCATCGCTGCTGGCGGGATGCGCTTCGGGCGTGAAGCACGCCGAGATGGCGGCATCGATGCCCACGCTGAAGCCGGGCGAGGGTCGGATTTATTTCCTGCGTTCGGCGTCGATGTTCGGGGCGGCCATCCAGCCGGATATCCGCCTGAATAGCCAGGTCGTTGGCGAATCCAAGCCCGGCGGTTTCTTCTTCGTGGACCGCACGGCTGGCAAGTATGTCGCGGCGGCCTCGACCGAAACCGAGAAGACACTCAGCTTCGTGCTGGATGCCGGCGAGACCAAGTACGTGCGCAGCTCGCCGTCGCTGGGGCTGATGGTGGGCCGCGTGGTGCTGGAGCTGGAAACGCCGGAGAAGGCGAAGGAAGAGCTGGCGTCGCTGAGCTACACGGGGGACCAGGTGAAGACTGCGGCGAAGTAA
- a CDS encoding type II toxin-antitoxin system VapC family toxin yields the protein MMFVLDTNVVSELRKVRAGKADANVAAWSASVDAAWLFVSAVTIMELETGVLQIERRDARQGALLRAWLDHHVLPEFAGRVLPIDTAVALRCARLHVPDRQSERDALIAATAIVHGMTVVTQNVADFMATGVSVLNPWDA from the coding sequence ATGATGTTCGTGCTCGATACCAATGTCGTTTCCGAACTGCGCAAGGTCCGAGCCGGTAAGGCTGATGCAAACGTTGCAGCGTGGTCTGCCAGCGTTGATGCAGCTTGGCTCTTTGTGTCGGCGGTCACCATCATGGAACTGGAAACCGGTGTCTTGCAAATCGAGCGGCGGGATGCCCGCCAAGGTGCGCTGCTGCGGGCGTGGCTGGACCACCATGTATTGCCCGAATTCGCAGGCCGCGTTTTGCCCATTGATACCGCCGTGGCCCTGCGTTGCGCTCGGCTGCACGTACCAGACCGGCAATCGGAGCGGGATGCGTTGATTGCCGCAACAGCAATCGTGCATGGAATGACCGTCGTTACACAAAATGTCGCCGACTTCATGGCAACTGGCGTGAGCGTCCTGAACCCTTGGGACGCCTGA
- a CDS encoding type II toxin-antitoxin system Phd/YefM family antitoxin, whose protein sequence is MTITTLSSRELNQDVTKAKKATKDGPVFITDRGKPAHVLLSFEEYQRLTQQRRNIADALAMPGIEDIEFNPPRANIKFRPADLT, encoded by the coding sequence ATGACGATCACAACCCTATCGAGCCGAGAACTCAATCAGGACGTGACAAAAGCCAAGAAGGCGACGAAGGACGGTCCGGTCTTCATCACGGACCGCGGCAAACCGGCGCATGTGCTGTTGAGCTTCGAGGAATATCAGAGGCTCACCCAGCAGCGTCGCAATATTGCAGATGCACTCGCGATGCCCGGCATTGAGGACATCGAGTTCAATCCGCCACGTGCCAACATCAAATTCCGGCCCGCTGATCTCACATGA